In the Streptomyces sp. NBC_00525 genome, one interval contains:
- the nirD gene encoding nitrite reductase small subunit NirD gives MTTQTTQTAQTTQTVQDARTVRLAAGDGWLTVCDRSLLIPGRGVAALLPDGRQVALFLDRAGRTYAIDNRDPFTGAYVLSRGLVGSDGGQPFVASPLLKQRFDLATGACLDDDEVSVSVFEVRAD, from the coding sequence ATGACCACACAGACGACGCAGACCGCGCAGACCACGCAGACCGTGCAGGACGCCCGGACCGTCCGGCTCGCCGCCGGGGACGGCTGGCTCACGGTGTGCGACCGCTCGCTGCTGATCCCCGGCCGGGGGGTCGCCGCCCTTCTCCCGGACGGCCGGCAGGTGGCGCTGTTCCTGGACCGGGCCGGGCGGACGTACGCCATCGACAACCGCGACCCGTTCACCGGCGCCTACGTCCTCTCGCGCGGGCTGGTGGGTTCGGACGGCGGGCAGCCGTTCGTGGCCTCGCCCCTGCTCAAGCAGCGGTTCGACCTGGCGACGGGCGCCTGCCTGGACGACGACGAGGTGTCCGTGTCGGTCTTCGAGGTACGCGCGGACTGA
- a CDS encoding SanA/YdcF family protein gives MRRTPEAGRAGGDRPRGAAGRLLRAVGRLRPRLPRTRRGRRRAVQGLMAACVLALAPATWLHTVADARIRTVQDVPARQVAVVFGAGLWNGKPSPYLANRLRTAAALYRDGKVKVVLVTGDNSREEYDEPDAMRTFLVGKGVPDDRIVSDFAGFDTWDSCVRAKRIFGVDRAVLVSQGFHIRRAIALCRAAGIDAYGVGVDARHDATWYYGGTREVAAAGKAAFDALFKPDPHFLGPREPGIDDALAAAARRPEPGPAATLRAR, from the coding sequence ATGCGGCGGACGCCGGAGGCCGGACGGGCGGGCGGCGACCGGCCGCGCGGGGCGGCCGGCCGGCTCCTTCGAGCCGTCGGCCGGCTGCGGCCCCGGCTGCCGCGCACCCGGCGGGGGCGGCGGCGGGCGGTGCAGGGGCTGATGGCGGCCTGTGTGCTGGCGCTCGCACCCGCGACCTGGCTGCACACGGTGGCCGACGCGCGGATCAGGACCGTCCAGGACGTGCCCGCGCGGCAGGTCGCGGTGGTGTTCGGGGCCGGGCTGTGGAACGGGAAGCCGTCCCCGTACCTCGCGAACCGGCTGCGGACGGCCGCCGCGCTCTACCGGGACGGCAAGGTGAAGGTCGTCCTGGTGACCGGGGACAACAGCCGCGAGGAGTACGACGAGCCGGACGCGATGCGCACGTTCCTGGTCGGGAAGGGCGTGCCGGACGACCGGATCGTCAGCGACTTCGCGGGCTTCGACACCTGGGACTCGTGCGTGCGGGCGAAGCGGATCTTCGGCGTCGACCGGGCGGTGCTGGTGAGCCAGGGCTTCCACATCCGCCGCGCCATCGCGCTGTGCCGGGCGGCGGGCATCGACGCCTACGGGGTCGGCGTGGACGCCAGGCACGACGCGACCTGGTACTACGGCGGGACACGGGAGGTGGCCGCGGCGGGGAAGGCCGCGTTCGACGCCCTGTTCAAGCCGGACCCGCACTTCCTGGGGCCGCGGGAGCCGGGCATCGACGACGCCCTGGCGGCGGCCGCCCGCCGGCCGGAGCCGGGCCCGGCCGCCACGCTCAGGGCGCGGTGA
- the cutA gene encoding divalent-cation tolerance protein CutA encodes MTTTPAWLTVLTTTDSEEKARELARGLVEARLAACVQISAPVTSVYRWQNAIEATEEWQLFCKTTAERYEELEARLIEAHDYDTPEIIALPVLRGSAGYLGWVAAETAPVTAP; translated from the coding sequence GTGACGACGACGCCGGCATGGCTGACCGTACTGACCACGACGGACAGCGAGGAGAAGGCCAGGGAACTGGCGCGGGGACTGGTCGAGGCGCGGCTCGCCGCCTGTGTGCAGATCTCCGCGCCCGTCACCTCCGTCTACCGCTGGCAGAACGCCATCGAGGCCACCGAGGAGTGGCAGCTGTTCTGCAAGACCACGGCCGAACGGTACGAGGAGCTGGAGGCCCGTCTGATCGAGGCGCACGACTACGACACCCCGGAGATCATCGCCCTGCCCGTCCTCCGGGGCAGCGCCGGCTACCTCGGCTGGGTCGCCGCCGAGACGGCTCCGGTCACCGCGCCCTGA
- the nirB gene encoding nitrite reductase large subunit NirB: MPVSTPPTAPTPSSPAAVPTLVVVGHGMVGQRFLEALAERGLTAAAGTARVVVLGEEPRAAYDRVRLTSYFAGRTPQDLSLVEPGFMERHGFELRLGDPAVSVDRAARTVTARSGKTFRYDTLVLATGSAPFVPPVPGKDSTGCFVYRTIEDLLAIEEYAKSARTGAVVGGGLLGLEAAGALKGLGLDTHVVEFAPRLMPVQVDEGGGAALLRTVEEMGLTVHTGVGTQEVLADGDGAVTGMALSDGSELAADLVVFSAGVRPRDGLGRDCGLAVGPRGGIVVDEECRTSDPAVFAIGECALASDGRVYGLVAPGYEMALTAAEVIAGGEAAFTGADLSTKLKLLGVDVASFGDAHGATEGCLDVVYADARSGIYKKLVMAPDGTLLGGVLVGDAEQYGTLRPMTGSVLPVAPEQLVLPAGAGGPVALGPSALPDEAVICSCHNVTKGAIRAHTTLPEVKKCTKAGTGCGSCVKVIGQLLPQSADAGLCGCFAYTRSELYEIVRTLRITSYAELLDSHGREEARGGEGCEVCKPAVGSVIASLAPTVGASGYVLDGEQAALQDTNDHFLANLQRNGSYSIVPRIPGGEITPEKLIVIGEVARDFGLYTKITGGQRIDLFGARVDQLPRIWARLVDAGFESGHAYGKSLRTVKSCVGQTWCRYGVQDSVRMAIDLELRYRGLRAPHKLKSAVSGCARECAEARGKDFGIIATAGGWNLYVGGNGGATPRHADLLAQDLSDAELVRLIDRFLMFYIRTADRLERTSAWLERIDGGLEHVRDVVVHDSLGLCDELERLMADHVRGYRDEWAQTLSDPERLRRFVTFVNAPGAPDPSVRFVPERDQVKPDLDILAGPVLAVRTLEGTAS, from the coding sequence ATGCCGGTGTCCACTCCCCCGACCGCCCCCACCCCCTCCTCCCCCGCCGCCGTGCCGACCCTCGTGGTCGTCGGACACGGGATGGTCGGCCAGCGCTTCCTGGAGGCCCTGGCGGAGCGCGGGCTGACGGCCGCCGCCGGTACCGCACGGGTCGTCGTCCTCGGTGAGGAGCCGCGTGCCGCCTACGACCGGGTGCGGCTGACCTCGTACTTCGCGGGGCGGACGCCGCAGGACCTGTCGCTGGTGGAGCCGGGCTTCATGGAGCGGCACGGCTTCGAGCTGCGGCTCGGCGACCCGGCGGTGTCCGTGGACCGTGCGGCGCGCACGGTGACGGCGCGGTCCGGGAAGACGTTCCGCTACGACACGCTGGTGCTGGCGACCGGGTCCGCCCCGTTCGTGCCGCCGGTCCCCGGCAAGGACAGCACCGGGTGCTTCGTCTACCGGACGATCGAGGACCTGCTCGCCATCGAGGAGTACGCGAAGTCGGCGAGGACCGGCGCGGTGGTCGGCGGCGGGCTGCTCGGCCTGGAGGCGGCCGGCGCGCTCAAGGGCCTGGGGCTGGACACGCACGTGGTGGAGTTCGCGCCCCGGCTGATGCCGGTCCAGGTGGACGAGGGCGGGGGCGCGGCGCTGCTGCGGACCGTCGAGGAGATGGGCCTGACCGTGCACACCGGGGTCGGCACGCAGGAGGTGCTGGCGGACGGGGACGGCGCGGTGACCGGGATGGCGCTGTCCGACGGGTCGGAGCTGGCGGCGGACCTGGTGGTGTTCTCGGCCGGGGTCCGCCCCCGCGACGGGCTGGGCCGCGACTGCGGTCTGGCGGTCGGGCCGCGCGGCGGGATCGTGGTGGACGAGGAGTGCCGCACCTCCGACCCGGCGGTCTTCGCCATCGGGGAGTGCGCGCTCGCGTCGGACGGCCGGGTGTACGGGCTGGTGGCGCCCGGCTACGAGATGGCGCTGACGGCCGCCGAGGTGATCGCGGGCGGCGAGGCGGCGTTCACGGGCGCCGACCTGTCGACGAAGCTGAAGCTGCTCGGCGTGGACGTGGCCTCGTTCGGCGACGCGCACGGCGCCACCGAGGGCTGCCTGGACGTGGTGTACGCGGACGCCCGGTCCGGGATCTACAAGAAGCTGGTGATGGCCCCGGACGGCACCCTGCTGGGCGGCGTGCTGGTGGGCGACGCCGAACAGTACGGCACGCTGCGCCCGATGACGGGCAGTGTGCTGCCGGTCGCCCCGGAGCAGCTGGTGCTTCCGGCGGGCGCGGGCGGCCCGGTGGCGCTCGGCCCCTCCGCGCTGCCCGACGAGGCGGTGATCTGCTCCTGCCACAACGTCACCAAGGGCGCGATCCGCGCGCACACCACGCTGCCCGAGGTGAAGAAGTGCACCAAGGCGGGCACCGGCTGCGGCAGCTGTGTGAAGGTGATCGGCCAGTTGCTCCCGCAGAGCGCGGACGCGGGCCTGTGCGGCTGCTTCGCGTACACCCGCAGCGAGTTGTACGAGATCGTCCGCACCCTGCGGATCACCTCGTACGCGGAGCTGCTGGACTCGCACGGGCGGGAGGAGGCGCGCGGCGGGGAGGGCTGCGAGGTGTGCAAGCCGGCGGTCGGTTCGGTCATCGCCTCGCTGGCGCCCACGGTCGGCGCGAGCGGCTATGTGCTGGACGGCGAGCAGGCGGCCCTCCAGGACACCAACGACCACTTCCTGGCCAACCTCCAGCGCAACGGCTCGTACTCGATCGTGCCGCGCATACCCGGCGGCGAGATCACCCCGGAGAAGCTGATCGTGATCGGCGAGGTGGCCCGCGACTTCGGGCTCTACACCAAGATCACCGGTGGTCAGCGCATCGACCTGTTCGGCGCGCGGGTGGACCAGCTGCCGCGGATCTGGGCCCGGCTGGTGGACGCGGGCTTCGAGTCGGGGCACGCGTACGGGAAGTCGCTGCGCACGGTCAAGTCCTGTGTGGGGCAGACCTGGTGCCGCTACGGCGTGCAGGACTCGGTGCGGATGGCGATCGACCTGGAGCTGCGCTACCGGGGACTGCGCGCCCCGCACAAGCTGAAGTCGGCGGTCTCGGGGTGTGCCCGCGAGTGCGCGGAGGCGCGGGGCAAGGACTTCGGGATCATCGCCACGGCCGGCGGCTGGAACCTCTACGTGGGCGGCAACGGCGGCGCGACCCCGCGCCACGCCGACCTGCTCGCCCAGGACCTGTCGGACGCCGAACTGGTCCGGCTGATCGACCGCTTCCTGATGTTCTACATCCGCACCGCGGACCGGCTGGAGCGCACCTCGGCCTGGCTGGAGCGGATCGACGGCGGCCTGGAGCACGTCCGGGACGTCGTCGTGCACGACTCGCTGGGCCTCTGCGACGAGCTGGAGCGGCTGATGGCCGACCATGTGCGCGGCTACCGCGACGAGTGGGCCCAGACCCTCTCCGACCCGGAGCGGCTGCGCCGGTTCGTCACCTTCGTCAACGCGCCCGGCGCACCCGACCCGTCGGTGAGGTTCGTCCCGGAACGCGATCAGGTCAAGCCCGACCTGGACATCCTCGCGGGCCCGGTGCTCGCCGTCCGTACTCTCGAAGGGACCGCCTCCTGA
- a CDS encoding class F sortase, producing the protein MSQKAKGWLLVVVALAGVWLIQNGAGTRLTPPGPAAAQAFAAGPALLPGSPVAEPLRPSAPVRLRIPAIRVDAPMMRLGLGADGSLDVPPAGNTDVVGWYKDGTPPGAEGTAIVAGHVDNARGPSVFYDLGSLKKGSTVEVDRRDGRTAVFTLDAIEVYENEDFPDQRVYGASDYAALRLITCGGGYSDATGYRGNVVAYAHLTSVR; encoded by the coding sequence GTGTCCCAGAAGGCCAAGGGCTGGCTGCTCGTCGTCGTGGCGCTGGCCGGGGTCTGGCTGATCCAGAACGGCGCGGGCACCCGGCTCACCCCGCCGGGACCGGCCGCCGCCCAGGCGTTCGCCGCCGGTCCCGCCCTGCTGCCCGGCTCGCCCGTCGCCGAACCGCTGCGCCCGTCCGCGCCCGTACGGCTGCGGATTCCCGCCATCCGGGTGGACGCGCCGATGATGCGGCTCGGGCTCGGGGCGGACGGCAGCCTGGACGTTCCGCCGGCCGGGAACACCGATGTCGTCGGCTGGTACAAGGACGGCACCCCGCCGGGCGCCGAGGGCACCGCGATCGTCGCCGGGCATGTGGACAACGCCCGGGGGCCGTCCGTCTTCTACGACCTGGGCTCGCTGAAGAAGGGCAGCACCGTCGAGGTGGACCGGCGGGACGGCCGTACCGCCGTCTTCACGCTCGACGCGATCGAGGTGTACGAGAACGAGGACTTCCCCGACCAGCGGGTCTACGGCGCGTCCGACTACGCCGCGCTGCGGCTGATCACCTGCGGCGGCGGCTATTCCGACGCCACCGGCTACCGGGGGAACGTGGTGGCATACGCCCACCTCACGAGCGTGCGCTGA
- a CDS encoding NADPH-dependent FMN reductase, with translation MDLTTAESSATALPETAAPLKVAVILASNREGRFAPVVANWFLAHTDAHPAIETDVLDIAELDLPASLKYRLEPGDREQVAGIGARLAEADAFVVVTPEYNHSYPAPLKNLIDWYRSEWQAKPVAFVSYGGVAGGLRAVEHLRQVFAEVHSVSIRDTVSFHNAGGQFDDEGRHRDPAGPDAAVKTLLDQLIWWGRALRDARRVRPYGG, from the coding sequence ATGGACCTCACCACCGCGGAATCCTCCGCCACCGCCCTGCCCGAGACCGCCGCCCCCCTGAAGGTGGCCGTCATCCTCGCCAGCAACCGCGAGGGCCGGTTCGCGCCCGTCGTCGCCAACTGGTTCCTCGCCCACACGGACGCGCATCCGGCGATCGAGACCGATGTGCTGGACATCGCCGAACTCGATCTGCCTGCCTCCCTCAAGTACCGCCTGGAACCCGGGGACCGGGAACAGGTGGCCGGGATCGGGGCCCGGCTCGCCGAGGCGGACGCCTTCGTCGTCGTCACCCCCGAGTACAACCACTCCTACCCGGCGCCGCTGAAGAACCTCATCGACTGGTACCGCTCGGAGTGGCAGGCCAAGCCGGTGGCGTTCGTCTCCTACGGCGGTGTCGCCGGGGGCCTGCGCGCGGTCGAGCACCTGCGGCAGGTCTTCGCCGAGGTGCACAGCGTGTCGATCCGCGACACCGTCTCCTTCCACAACGCCGGCGGCCAGTTCGACGACGAGGGCAGGCACCGCGACCCCGCCGGACCGGACGCGGCCGTCAAGACGCTGCTCGACCAGCTCATCTGGTGGGGCCGGGCGCTGCGGGACGCCAGGCGGGTCCGTCCGTACGGCGGCTGA
- a CDS encoding sirohydrochlorin chelatase, with the protein MQRTRQPAPALVVVAHGSRDPRTPRTVAALLERVRELRPGLDVRLGHVELNAPLLPDALAALGAGEAVLVPLLLGRGHHVKHDIPASVAAAPALRARVAAPLGPHPLLVEALHDRLVEAGWRTADRGGGAAVVLAAAGSRDPESAAGTRRTARLLGERLGGVPVVPAYASAAAPTVPAAVRALAARGHHRIAVASCFTAPGRFAAAAAAHAPWIAAAPLGAHPAMARLLLHRYDETRTADPAVCDIPMNTPLPASA; encoded by the coding sequence ATGCAGCGCACCCGTCAGCCCGCCCCCGCCCTGGTCGTCGTCGCGCACGGCAGCCGCGACCCCCGTACCCCGCGCACCGTGGCCGCACTCCTCGAACGGGTGCGCGAGCTGCGGCCGGGGCTCGACGTCCGCCTCGGACACGTGGAACTCAACGCACCCCTGCTGCCGGACGCCCTGGCCGCCCTCGGCGCCGGCGAGGCCGTCCTCGTACCCCTGCTGCTCGGGCGCGGGCACCACGTCAAGCACGACATCCCGGCGTCCGTCGCCGCCGCCCCCGCCCTGCGCGCCCGCGTCGCCGCGCCGCTGGGACCGCACCCGCTCCTGGTGGAGGCGCTGCACGACCGCCTCGTCGAGGCCGGCTGGCGCACGGCGGACCGGGGCGGCGGCGCCGCCGTGGTGCTGGCCGCCGCCGGATCGCGCGACCCCGAATCGGCCGCCGGAACCCGGCGTACCGCCCGGCTCCTCGGGGAACGGCTCGGCGGCGTGCCCGTCGTACCCGCGTACGCCTCCGCCGCCGCGCCCACCGTCCCCGCCGCCGTGCGCGCCCTCGCCGCACGCGGCCACCACCGGATCGCCGTCGCCTCCTGCTTCACCGCCCCCGGACGCTTCGCCGCGGCCGCCGCCGCGCACGCGCCCTGGATCGCCGCCGCCCCGCTCGGCGCCCACCCCGCGATGGCCCGGCTGCTCCTGCACCGGTACGACGAAACCCGGACGGCCGACCCGGCCGTGTGCGACATACCGATGAACACACCGCTGCCGGCCTCCGCCTGA
- a CDS encoding VOC family protein, which produces MPQMIFVNLPVKDLQTAKDFYAKLGYSFNPQFSDEQTACLVISDTIFAMLLQEERFKDFTKKEIADAATSTEMILALSADSREKVDELADAALANGGSPANEPQDLGFMYGRSFQDPDHHIWEVVWMDPSAIEDQG; this is translated from the coding sequence ATGCCTCAGATGATCTTCGTGAACCTGCCGGTCAAGGACCTGCAGACGGCCAAGGACTTCTACGCGAAGCTGGGCTACTCCTTCAACCCTCAGTTCAGCGACGAGCAGACCGCCTGCCTGGTCATCAGCGACACCATCTTCGCGATGCTCCTCCAGGAGGAACGCTTCAAGGACTTCACCAAGAAGGAGATCGCCGACGCCGCCACCTCCACCGAGATGATCCTTGCGCTCAGCGCCGACAGCCGCGAGAAGGTGGACGAGCTGGCCGACGCGGCCCTCGCGAACGGCGGATCGCCCGCCAACGAGCCCCAGGACCTCGGCTTCATGTACGGCCGCTCCTTCCAGGACCCCGACCACCACATCTGGGAGGTCGTCTGGATGGACCCCTCCGCCATCGAGGACCAGGGCTGA
- a CDS encoding sulfite exporter TauE/SafE family protein, whose amino-acid sequence MPDITLTTLVVLCLAAAAAGWVDAVVGGGGLLLLPALLLGLPQLPAAQILGTNKAVAIVGTSGAAVTYARRAPVKVGTAVRIGLAALAGSMTGAFFAAGISSEVLRPVIMVVLLAVAAFVMLRPQFGRAAGDAVPPPVTRARAVTAIVLVGGGIGLYDGLFGPGTGTFLVLALTAVLHLDLVTASATAKIVNVCTNAGALAMFAYQGNVLWGLAALMAVFNLAGGLLGARMALSKGSEFVRGVLLVVVFSLVAKLGFDQWQG is encoded by the coding sequence ATGCCGGACATCACCCTGACCACCCTCGTCGTGCTGTGCCTCGCCGCCGCGGCGGCCGGGTGGGTCGACGCGGTGGTCGGCGGCGGCGGACTGCTGCTGCTCCCGGCGCTGCTCCTCGGCCTGCCGCAGCTGCCGGCCGCGCAGATCCTCGGCACCAACAAGGCCGTCGCCATCGTCGGTACCTCGGGCGCCGCCGTCACCTACGCGCGCAGGGCGCCGGTGAAGGTCGGCACGGCGGTCCGGATCGGGCTCGCGGCCCTGGCGGGCTCGATGACCGGGGCGTTCTTCGCGGCCGGGATCAGCAGCGAGGTGCTGCGCCCGGTGATCATGGTGGTGCTGCTGGCGGTCGCCGCGTTCGTCATGCTGCGGCCCCAGTTCGGCCGGGCGGCCGGCGACGCCGTCCCGCCCCCGGTGACCAGGGCCCGCGCGGTCACGGCGATCGTCCTGGTGGGCGGCGGCATCGGCCTGTACGACGGACTGTTCGGGCCGGGCACCGGCACCTTCCTGGTGCTGGCCCTGACGGCGGTGCTCCACCTCGACCTGGTCACCGCTTCGGCCACCGCCAAGATCGTCAACGTCTGCACCAACGCCGGGGCCCTCGCGATGTTCGCTTACCAGGGCAATGTGCTGTGGGGGCTCGCCGCGCTGATGGCGGTCTTCAATCTGGCGGGCGGGCTGCTGGGCGCCCGGATGGCGCTGAGCAAGGGCAGCGAGTTCGTGCGCGGGGTGCTGCTGGTGGTGGTCTTCTCACTGGTGGCGAAGCTGGGATTCGACCAGTGGCAGGGCTGA
- a CDS encoding oxidoreductase, which produces MSQGWSARDIPDQSGRTAVVTGANSGIGLITARELARCGARVLLACRDERRGEEAAARIRYAVRGADVAFAPLDLADLASVRAFAADLPADRLDLLINNAGVMALPYGRTADGFETQFGVNHLGHFALTGLLLPKLLAAGRPRVVTVSSGLHALSDIDMGDLNSERHYRRWIAYGRSKTANLLFVHELARRARAAGSALVAAAAHPGYAATNLQTAAARMEDRRAAERMMALGNRLVAQPASAGALPTLYAATAPGVRPDSFTGPRLLGWRGAPGPSWRAGWTRGDVAGERLWVASEQLTGVTYEGL; this is translated from the coding sequence ATGAGCCAGGGCTGGAGCGCGCGCGACATACCCGACCAGAGCGGCCGCACGGCGGTGGTGACGGGGGCCAACAGCGGCATCGGGCTGATCACCGCCCGCGAGCTGGCCCGCTGCGGGGCCAGGGTGCTGCTCGCCTGCCGCGACGAACGGCGCGGCGAGGAGGCGGCGGCCCGCATCCGGTACGCGGTGCGCGGCGCGGACGTGGCGTTCGCCCCGCTGGACCTGGCCGACCTGGCCTCCGTACGCGCCTTCGCCGCGGACCTGCCGGCGGACCGGCTCGATCTGCTGATCAACAACGCCGGGGTGATGGCCCTGCCGTACGGGCGGACGGCAGACGGCTTCGAGACCCAGTTCGGCGTCAACCACCTCGGGCACTTCGCGCTCACCGGGCTGCTGCTGCCGAAGCTGCTTGCGGCCGGGCGCCCGCGCGTGGTGACCGTCTCCAGCGGGCTGCACGCCCTGTCCGACATCGACATGGGCGACCTCAACAGCGAGCGCCACTACCGCCGCTGGATCGCCTACGGGCGCTCCAAGACCGCCAACCTGCTCTTCGTCCACGAGCTGGCCCGGCGGGCGAGGGCGGCCGGCAGCGCCCTGGTGGCCGCCGCCGCGCACCCCGGCTACGCCGCCACGAACCTCCAGACGGCCGCCGCCCGGATGGAGGACCGCAGGGCGGCGGAGCGGATGATGGCCCTCGGCAACCGTCTCGTCGCCCAGCCGGCGTCGGCCGGCGCCCTGCCCACGCTGTACGCGGCGACCGCGCCGGGGGTGCGCCCCGACTCGTTCACCGGGCCGCGACTGCTGGGCTGGCGCGGCGCGCCCGGTCCGTCCTGGCGGGCGGGCTGGACGCGCGGTGATGTGGCGGGCGAGCGCCTGTGGGTGGCGTCGGAGCAGCTGACCGGGGTGACGTACGAGGGGCTGTAG
- a CDS encoding Cof-type HAD-IIB family hydrolase, whose amino-acid sequence MIASDLDGTLLRRDGSLSPRTLRALRTAEEAGTEIVIVTARPPRFVDRLADATGLTGTAVCSNGALVYDLAGRTVVASSALPLAVARQVATALAAAVPGIGFALETGNHVLYEPAYRLRLSEDAGAELPVASLADLWLTEAPVTKLLAWSDRLDADTLMAAAREGAGDTVQLTHSGGRGLLEISAPGVHKAGALAALCETRGIGAADVIAFGDMPNDLTVLAWAGTGYAMANAHPSVLAAVPAHARTNEEDGVAQVIEHLFAARGRGAR is encoded by the coding sequence CTGATCGCCTCCGACCTCGACGGCACCCTTCTGCGCCGTGACGGCTCCCTCTCGCCCCGCACCCTGCGCGCCCTGCGCACGGCCGAGGAAGCCGGTACGGAGATCGTCATCGTGACCGCCAGGCCGCCCCGCTTCGTGGACCGGCTGGCCGACGCCACCGGGCTCACCGGCACGGCCGTGTGCAGCAACGGCGCCCTCGTCTACGATCTGGCCGGGCGTACGGTCGTCGCCTCCAGCGCCCTGCCGCTGGCCGTCGCCCGGCAGGTCGCCACCGCGCTCGCCGCCGCCGTCCCCGGCATCGGCTTCGCCCTGGAGACCGGCAACCACGTGCTGTACGAACCGGCCTACCGGCTGCGCCTGTCCGAGGACGCGGGCGCCGAACTGCCGGTCGCCTCCCTCGCGGACCTGTGGCTCACCGAGGCCCCCGTCACCAAGCTGCTCGCCTGGTCGGACCGGCTCGACGCGGACACCCTGATGGCCGCCGCCCGCGAGGGAGCCGGCGACACGGTCCAACTGACCCACTCCGGCGGGCGCGGGCTGCTGGAGATCAGCGCGCCCGGCGTCCACAAGGCCGGCGCGCTCGCGGCGCTGTGCGAGACGCGGGGCATCGGGGCGGCGGACGTCATCGCGTTCGGTGACATGCCCAACGACCTCACGGTCCTGGCCTGGGCCGGTACGGGCTACGCCATGGCCAACGCCCACCCGTCGGTGCTGGCCGCCGTACCGGCGCACGCCCGGACCAACGAGGAGGACGGGGTGGCCCAGGTCATCGAGCACCTGTTCGCGGCACGGGGGAGGGGCGCGCGCTGA
- a CDS encoding aminotransferase class IV family protein, with protein sequence MTTSPATALPYAEFDGRPATEDDLRRALFFNYGHFTAMQVRGGRVRGLDLQLARLDAANRELFELPLDGALVRRLIRHALESAGAADASVRVHAYLPPDTDATTVMVTVRGPARMTPEPQRLMSVPYARTAPHLKRPGEFGQTYYANLARRSGYDDALLTLPDGSVTEGAITNIGFWDGTSVIWPQAPALAGVTMGVLERELPGAGLPSLRRPVALDGLGAFRSAFVTNSQGMAPVARIDDTAFTVDEELMRRLAAAYERAPDEAV encoded by the coding sequence ATGACGACTTCACCCGCAACGGCCCTTCCGTACGCCGAGTTCGACGGCCGGCCCGCCACCGAGGACGATCTGCGCCGGGCCCTGTTCTTCAACTACGGCCACTTCACGGCGATGCAGGTGCGCGGGGGCAGGGTCCGGGGCCTGGACCTGCAGCTGGCCCGGCTGGACGCGGCCAACCGGGAGCTGTTCGAACTCCCCCTGGACGGCGCCCTGGTGCGCCGGCTGATCCGGCACGCGCTGGAGAGCGCGGGGGCGGCGGACGCCTCGGTGCGGGTGCACGCGTATCTGCCGCCGGACACGGACGCGACGACGGTCATGGTGACGGTGCGCGGGCCGGCCCGGATGACGCCCGAGCCCCAGCGGCTGATGTCGGTGCCCTACGCCCGGACCGCCCCGCACCTCAAGCGCCCCGGCGAGTTCGGCCAGACCTATTACGCGAACCTGGCCCGCCGGTCCGGATACGACGACGCGCTGCTGACCCTGCCGGACGGCTCGGTGACCGAGGGCGCGATCACCAACATCGGCTTCTGGGACGGCACATCGGTGATCTGGCCGCAGGCGCCCGCGCTCGCCGGTGTGACCATGGGCGTCCTGGAACGCGAGCTGCCGGGCGCGGGCCTGCCCTCGCTGCGCCGCCCGGTCGCCCTGGACGGCCTCGGCGCCTTCCGGTCCGCATTCGTCACCAACTCGCAGGGGATGGCCCCGGTCGCCCGGATCGACGACACCGCGTTCACGGTGGACGAGGAGCTGATGCGGCGGCTGGCGGCGGCGTACGAGAGGGCGCCGGACGAGGCCGTCTGA